From a single Anaerolineales bacterium genomic region:
- a CDS encoding TRIC cation channel family protein — MDFNTFLNYLGTWTIGSFVAIDLIAATTNAFNGAILAHRRDHRKAWTTVGIILIAVIGGIGGGVTRDVLLNDLPSALTNPFYLILCFLAAMAALRVTRHRSHSEVRRIFDFMAAFSLPWYAIIGAQKALAADLPLIAVILIGVVGPTAGRYFIDLTSGVTPQQFTRGEWFVGTAVLTVVVYIILDALGLTVWPATLLAWLVGFSFRQASLHWKWEEPEPWHEEVRMASEAGRSAEPSV; from the coding sequence ATGGACTTCAATACCTTTCTCAACTACCTCGGCACCTGGACCATCGGCAGTTTCGTCGCCATCGATCTGATCGCGGCCACAACGAACGCCTTCAACGGAGCCATACTGGCCCACCGCCGCGATCACCGCAAGGCCTGGACAACGGTCGGGATCATCCTCATCGCCGTCATCGGCGGTATCGGCGGCGGCGTCACCCGCGATGTCCTCCTCAACGACCTGCCCAGCGCCTTGACCAATCCCTTCTATCTCATTCTGTGCTTTCTGGCAGCCATGGCGGCGCTGCGAGTGACTCGGCACCGCAGTCACTCCGAAGTGCGGCGGATATTCGACTTCATGGCGGCCTTTTCCCTTCCCTGGTATGCCATCATCGGCGCGCAGAAAGCATTGGCGGCCGATCTCCCCCTGATCGCTGTCATCCTGATTGGCGTCGTTGGCCCGACCGCCGGGCGCTATTTCATCGACTTGACCTCGGGTGTGACGCCTCAGCAGTTCACCCGCGGCGAGTGGTTCGTCGGGACGGCGGTACTGACGGTTGTCGTCTACATCATCCTCGATGCGCTCGGCCTTACGGTCTGGCCCGCCACCCTGTTGGCCTGGTTGGTGGGATTCAGCTTCCGACAAGCCTCCCTGCACTGGAAGTGGGAGGAGCCGGAACCCTGGCATGAGGAGGTTCGGATGGCAAGTGAGGCAGGACGTTCGGCCGAGCCCAGTGTCTGA